The following proteins come from a genomic window of Rissa tridactyla isolate bRisTri1 chromosome 13, bRisTri1.patW.cur.20221130, whole genome shotgun sequence:
- the LOC128917161 gene encoding DNA polymerase epsilon catalytic subunit A-like: protein MPLRAGGSCVAGKRFPFSPLPSRAPAAGRPWRRRLSLAAAPAEACAGVRAAGLHSHSALSGGSLSTDEEGASRKAANQMDNIVDMREYDVPYHVRLSIDLKIHVAHWYNVRYRGSTHPPEITRRDDLVERPDPVVLAFDIETTKLPLKFPDAETDQIMMISYMVDGQGYLITNREIVSEDIEDFEFTPKPEYEGPFCVFNEPDEAHLIQRWFEHVQETKPTIIVTYNGDFFDWPFVEARAAAHGIDMYQEIGFQKDSQGEYKASQCIHMDCLRWVKRDSYLPVGSHNLKAAAKAKLGYDPVELDPEEMCRMATEEPQVFCRSNCKPSPEQLRYDRTFSLKRYKMVLLNAVGLETLTRSASPNCRCHRST from the exons atgCCTCTGCGAGCAGGGGGCAGCTGCGTGGCGGGGAAGcgtttccccttctcccctctcccgtCACGGGCTCCTGCTGCCGGGCGTCCCTGGCGCCGGCGGCTGTCCCTCGCGGCCGCGCCGGCGGAGGCGTGCGCTGGGGTAAGGGCTGCTGGGCTCCACTCCCACAGCGCCCTGAGCGGAGGCAGCCTGAGCACGGATGAGGAAGGGGCCTCCAGAAAGGCTGCCAACCAGATGGACAACATCGTGGATATGCGGGAGTACGACGTACCCTACCACGTTCGCCTCTCCATTGACCTGAAGATCCACGTG GCTCACTGGTACAACGTGCGGTACCGGGGCAGCACCCACCCCCCTGAAATCACCCGCCGAGACGACCTGGTGGAGCGGCCG GATCCCGTCGTTCTCGCCTTTGACATTGAAACGACCAAACTCCCTTTGAAGTTCCCTGACGCGGAGACAGACCAGATCATGATGATCTCCTACATGGTCGACGGGCAG GGCTACCTGATCACAAACAGGGAGATCGTCTCTGAGGACATCGAAGACTTTGAGTTTACTCCCAAGCCCGAGTACGAGGGTCCGTTTTGTGTCTTTAATGAACCAGATGAA GCTCATTTGATCCAGAGGTGGTTTGAACATGTCCAGGAGACCAAACCCACCATCATCGTCACGTACAATGGAGACTTCTTTGACTG GCCCTTTGTGGAAGCAAGAGCAGCAGCTCACGGCATCGATATGTATCAGGAAATTGGGTTTCAGAAGGACAGCCAGGGAGAGTACAAAGCATCCCAGTGCATCCACATGGACTGCCTGAG GTGGGTGAAGAGAGACAGCTACCTCCCAGTGGGAAGTCACAACCTGAAAGCGGCAGCTAAAGCAAAACTGGGTTACGATCCAGTGGAGCTGGACCCTGAAGAGATGTGCCGGATGGCTACGGAGGAGCCTCAGGTATTTTGCAGGAGCAATTGCAAACCAAGCCCAGAGCAGCTGCGCTACGACCGAACATTTAGCTTGAAGCGTTACAAAATGGTTTTGCTTAACGCGGTGGGTTTGGAGACGCTAACTCGATCTGCCTCCCCAAATTGCCGGTGCCATAGAAGCACGTGA